CCGATGACGACGGTCCCAAACACCAGCCGATAATAGCGCCGATGAGTTTTGTTAAGCCCGGGCTTGTTCACCGGGTCAAGCCGTTCCTCCAAGTGCTTTATGATGCCGCCCAACAACGCCATTTGCACCAACATACCGATTCCGACAAAATAGTAGTTCCAGAACACGGTGTCGTTTTCCTTTGCAACCCACACCAGCACGCACACCAAACCCCAATTCGCGCACATCAATTCCTGCAAACGCCCCAGTTTGAGTTTGCTTCGCTCCATCACCCACCACATCAAGCCGATGCCGCCCAAAATGGTGGCCATCGTGAGCGCAAAATACCAGCCATTGAAATCGCGCTTGGACTGCACCCATATCATCGCCACGCTGTAGAAAATCATGGGCAGCGCACTCACCAGCAAGCCGCGGTAGGGGTTGTTGGCCGTCACGGGGCGCAATTTGTTGAGCTCTGCCAAGCCTTCCACCGTGTCAGGATTGATTTTCCGAAAGAAAGGCAGCGGCAACAGCCAGATAGCCTTGGCTAACAAGTAGTAGATGAACAGCATGGCGGCTGCACGGAAGCCGGGGTACAGCCCCCTGTCATCAAATAAGCCATAGAGGAGTTCCCAGCCCTGTTTCACCCCAAACATGAGCAGGGGCACTATCAAAATCCAGATGAGGAACACAAGATTGCCGCGCACAAAACCACCTGCTTTGTCGAATGAAAGGTCGGAAAATGGCGCCGCGAGGAATTGGAAAAAAGACTTGGGGTAAGTGGTAGGATTGGCCATGTCAGTTTGGTTTTTAAATATCGAAGCTAAGATGCGGGATTGGCGCAAAAAGCAGCGATAAAAAGTGGATTAAAAGTGGATGTGCTTACCTCTTTCTGGCTCGATTGACGTATGTTACCAATAAGGAAGGAAAAAGTCAAAGTGTCCAATTTTAACATTTCATACTCCCCGAACTCAATTTGCGCATTTCTATCGTTGTGTTGCTGATTGGTTTACTATTTTTCGGTAATATCTCACCCTCTTTTTTCATCTTCTAACACGATTTACGCATGGAACCAATTCTCAATGTAGCAGTAAAAGATACTGTACACACACACACACACTTGCATTTTTATTGTTGCTGATGGCAAGTGCCATGCAGGCACAAACGATTGAGTGTGGCCCGCCAGGACTTTCTCCGGCTGAGCGTGTTGCAATCATCCAACAATTGCCACAAGCAGCATCTCAGAGTACCTGGTTCAACCACAAGCATTGCCGTGGGTAATGTCAAGAAAATACAAGTGGTGGCATCTGTTGCAAATGAGGTGATTGCCTGGCAATTCGCAACACGCTTTGCATCGGACTCTCTCACCATTTTGAATGTGCTGCCCGGAAACACTGGCACCACATTCGACGAGGAAAACTATTATTATTCAACGCCGACATTGGCCGGAAACAATGATGGGATACTCCGGAGCATTTGGTATGCTACTGACGGAAATGCAGTTAATCTTAATGGCAAAGTGCTGTTTGAAGTTCTGGTAGAAGCGAATATCAGCATTGGAGACATAAAGGATGTGTTCAAGTTGGACAGCCGGGCATTGGATATGAGGTTCTACGATGAATCTGGCCAAGTAATTGACAGCGTTGGTCTCACACTACGGCTGGAGGAAGCATCCTCCGAAAGAGCCGAATCGGACCGAGTGAAATCAAGAACGGATTTCAAGGCACTTGTCTATCCCGTTCCGTTTAATTCTGAAATCATCTTTGCGTTCGAATTGCCTGATAAAGAAACGGCCAATCTTTCGCTATTCGACCCTACCGGCAAACTTCTTTTTGAGACAAATATCGCTTTGCCAGCAGGCTACCACCAGATAAATATACCTGAAGCAAAGGGCTATCCATCCGGACTGTACTGGTATTCTTTAAAAGCAGGCCAGCAGCAAGCATCTGGCAAAATCACAAAGAATTGATGAGTTTTCCTATTCCCGTCCCGGCGGCAAATGGCGTTGTCGGGACGGGGCTTTTATTTAACACAAAAACATACATCCCATGCGCTACGCCTTATTTTTCATGCTATGCCCAATCTTACCCGATGCGGCATCCGCACAAACGACTTGGTATGTGAACCAGAACGTGTCGGGAGGTGCTCAAAACGGAACAAGTTGGGCCAATGCCTTTCCCGAGCTCCAGCAGGCACTTACCATAGCGTCGTCTGGCGACGCGATATGGGTCGCAAAAGGCACATACAAACCCACCTCTGGTACCAATCGAGGCATATCCTTCAGCCTTGTGAACGGAACTCAACTATATGGCGGTTTTTTGGGTGTGGAAACGATGCTGGCTCAGCGCAATCCCATGACAAATGAGACCGTGTTGAGCGGCGACATAGGCATCTCAGGGGTGAGCACCGACAATTCGTACCATGTGGTGCGCGGAAAGGGACTTGACCACAGCACGGTGTTCGATGGGTTCGTCGTCACGGGGGGATATTCATTTGGAGAGTTCACCCCCAACCCGTTGGATGGATTGGGCGCGGGCATCCTGCTCGAAGGCTCGGCCGGACTTGCCAACTCGCGCCCTATCATTGCCAACTGTCGCTTTGAACGCAACTACGCTTATCTGGGCGGAGCGCTCTGCACGACTTGGGAAGACCCCTTGTTCCCTGCTCAAGGGAAAAACCCGGTGAACCCTGTGCTCCGCAACTGCACGTTCAGCCACAACCGCTCATATTTGTATGGTGGAGCCATGTACATCAACAGCCCTTCCGGTGCGACGACAGACACATTCACCTTGGAACGTTGCATTATATCCGACAACAATGCCCTGTTGGGTGAGGGCGGCGGGATTTATTTCAACCAAACGGCCAACTCCAATACGCGCATGACCTCTTGTGTTTTCGAGCGCGACACCGGGCAATTGGGCGGCGGCATCTACTATCAGGGACTTCCGCCCGCCATGAACATCACCACACTAGTGTTGGATTCATGTGTTTTTCGCAGCAACGTGTCGCCGGAGGGCGGCGGCATTTTTTACGTCGGGCCCCTGACCCCCTCAGTAGTGGGCGTCCAATTTTATTGTCGGATGCGACATTGCGTTTTTGATGGCAACAAAGCCACCTCTGCCAGCGGCTCGGCTTATCTTATGCTGGCAACTTATGGAGGAAAGGTGACTACAGAAGTGAGCGATTGCGTCTTTAAAAATGAATTATCGGGCAATTTTACAACTTCGGTAGCCGCTGTTTCTAGTAGTGAAACGGAAGTATCATTTGAAAAATGCTTATTTTTCAATAATCATAGCAGGATTTCGGACGATAAAATATGCTTGGCGATACATAGCGGAGCCTCCGGCGGAAGCGCAGTCAATAAAGTAACGACACGAATCAACAACTGCCTTTTTAGCAACAATGGTGGCGGAATAGCAGTGCAGGGCGGACGAATGAATTATATCATAACGAATGTCACTAATTGCACATTCTATAACAACAACGAGTATATTTTCTTAAAGAGTTGGGACACGCTGTACAGTCAGCCTAACAGCTATCACAACGACTTTTTCATTGACAACTGCGTTGTTTGGGAAACAGAGACCGATATGGTGAAAATGTTTTACAACAACAACCCCGACAACTTTACCATGTATGGCTTCCACATCAACCACACCTTGCTGAGCCTGAGCGACAGCACCGGCATACCGGGAAGTCTGGAGGCGTTTGAAGATGGGCTAATTTTTGGTCAATACCCGGAATTCGCGGATACCGCAAGCCACGATTTCAGGCTCAAGCCCTGCTCGCCCGCCGTGAACAAGGGAAACAACGCCGCTGCACTTGCCGCCGGACTGACCAGCGATTTGGACGGCAACACGCGGATACGCTATGGCACGGTTGACATGGGCGCGTACGAACAGCAGGACTCTTGCGCAAT
This genomic interval from Saprospiraceae bacterium contains the following:
- a CDS encoding T9SS type A sorting domain-containing protein, coding for MARQDFLRLSVLQSSNNCHKQHLRVPGSTTSIAVGNVKKIQVVASVANEVIAWQFATRFASDSLTILNVLPGNTGTTFDEENYYYSTPTLAGNNDGILRSIWYATDGNAVNLNGKVLFEVLVEANISIGDIKDVFKLDSRALDMRFYDESGQVIDSVGLTLRLEEASSERAESDRVKSRTDFKALVYPVPFNSEIIFAFELPDKETANLSLFDPTGKLLFETNIALPAGYHQINIPEAKGYPSGLYWYSLKAGQQQASGKITKN
- a CDS encoding T9SS type A sorting domain-containing protein codes for the protein MRYALFFMLCPILPDAASAQTTWYVNQNVSGGAQNGTSWANAFPELQQALTIASSGDAIWVAKGTYKPTSGTNRGISFSLVNGTQLYGGFLGVETMLAQRNPMTNETVLSGDIGISGVSTDNSYHVVRGKGLDHSTVFDGFVVTGGYSFGEFTPNPLDGLGAGILLEGSAGLANSRPIIANCRFERNYAYLGGALCTTWEDPLFPAQGKNPVNPVLRNCTFSHNRSYLYGGAMYINSPSGATTDTFTLERCIISDNNALLGEGGGIYFNQTANSNTRMTSCVFERDTGQLGGGIYYQGLPPAMNITTLVLDSCVFRSNVSPEGGGIFYVGPLTPSVVGVQFYCRMRHCVFDGNKATSASGSAYLMLATYGGKVTTEVSDCVFKNELSGNFTTSVAAVSSSETEVSFEKCLFFNNHSRISDDKICLAIHSGASGGSAVNKVTTRINNCLFSNNGGGIAVQGGRMNYIITNVTNCTFYNNNEYIFLKSWDTLYSQPNSYHNDFFIDNCVVWETETDMVKMFYNNNPDNFTMYGFHINHTLLSLSDSTGIPGSLEAFEDGLIFGQYPEFADTASHDFRLKPCSPAVNKGNNAAALAAGLTSDLDGNTRIRYGTVDMGAYEQQDSCAMVGTFEMGDETGFRFWPNPSVDGLLHIQGEDAFEGTVRLFDLNGREVYNRHVSKSSLHTLQLGHLAPGVYHIRLESPPKSAIGPWLRL